The Pseudomonadota bacterium genome includes a window with the following:
- the rpsF gene encoding 30S ribosomal protein S6, with protein MREVARKYELLYIHPGNLPSDDVEKVDEILNGTLERMAGELLHREDWGVRTLAYPVKKHADGRYILVRFSCLPECLAEIERRFKINEAVIKFLTVRLPDDFIQVEVLNIPVDGEGLGELRDGEMAESSDDLDEDLNDDAEDDNPGDE; from the coding sequence ATGAGAGAAGTCGCAAGAAAGTATGAGTTGCTTTACATCCATCCCGGCAATCTGCCGAGCGATGATGTAGAGAAGGTCGATGAGATCCTTAATGGAACTCTGGAGCGGATGGCGGGTGAGCTGCTGCACCGTGAGGATTGGGGGGTCAGAACCCTGGCCTATCCCGTTAAGAAGCATGCCGATGGTCGTTATATTTTGGTGCGTTTCAGTTGCCTGCCGGAATGCCTGGCGGAAATTGAGAGACGTTTTAAAATTAACGAAGCCGTTATCAAGTTTCTTACCGTACGTCTGCCGGATGATTTTATTCAGGTGGAAGTTCTCAATATCCCGGTTGACGGTGAGGGTTTGGGGGAGCTTCGCGATGGTGAGATGGCGGAGAGCTCCGATGATCTGGATGAAGATCTTAACGACGATGCTGAAGATGATAACCCGGGGGATGAATAA
- the rpsR gene encoding 30S ribosomal protein S18, which translates to MAFAKKKIEAKGGSRRRSFVTRRKYCRFCADSALKIDYKDIRLLRYYISEKGKIVPRRISGTCSAHQRELMVAIKRARNIALLPFSVSTPKPY; encoded by the coding sequence ATGGCATTTGCAAAGAAAAAAATTGAGGCGAAGGGGGGCAGTCGGCGTCGTTCCTTTGTAACTAGAAGAAAATATTGTCGTTTTTGTGCTGATAGTGCCCTGAAAATTGATTATAAGGACATTCGCTTGCTGCGTTATTATATTAGTGAGAAGGGTAAAATCGTGCCGCGTCGGATTTCCGGGACCTGCTCTGCCCATCAGCGGGAATTGATGGTGGCGATCAAACGGGCTCGTAATATCGCGTTGTTGCCGTTTTCGGTGAGCACGCCGAAACCTTATTGA
- a CDS encoding DUF2232 domain-containing protein, producing the protein MVVVETPTPIGRALSLAVITTVVLYLGGAFFPLIGALIGLAAIAPGIYLRFQTEQRWPPTVMVVAVVGILLFSFRSVAPVAVYFFEFGLSSLILDDLLRRRRPGVETLFLSAGLATFIVMLLMLWVSYEQGLTPVALAENFMKANIAGVVTLYENIGVSREQLDTLKQAADAVAAWAGSFFPTLLFVTFYLIHNVGVEAARFFYSRRHGHPPELLRNRSEFSRLQLPQIMVWPLIVALGALLFLPLSGFWQVVVLNGAGLIAFAYLIQGLAIVQFAMVAFDLGLLQRSFIFFFFLAFQFLLVLLILLGIFDIWFDFRKRITRYRQSL; encoded by the coding sequence ATCGTTGTGGTAGAGACGCCGACTCCCATCGGCCGAGCTTTGTCGCTGGCTGTGATTACGACCGTGGTTCTCTATCTGGGAGGGGCCTTTTTCCCTCTCATCGGAGCTCTGATCGGTTTGGCGGCGATTGCCCCCGGCATTTATCTGCGCTTTCAGACCGAGCAACGCTGGCCTCCGACTGTGATGGTGGTGGCCGTAGTCGGGATTCTTCTGTTTAGTTTTCGTTCGGTTGCTCCGGTGGCGGTGTATTTTTTTGAGTTCGGGCTTTCCAGTCTGATTCTTGATGATTTGTTGCGGCGCCGTCGACCAGGGGTCGAAACCCTGTTTCTGAGCGCAGGTTTGGCGACCTTTATAGTGATGTTGTTGATGCTGTGGGTCAGCTACGAACAGGGGCTGACCCCGGTAGCCCTGGCGGAAAATTTTATGAAAGCCAATATTGCCGGGGTGGTTACGCTTTATGAAAATATCGGGGTTTCCAGGGAACAGCTGGATACCTTGAAACAAGCGGCGGATGCGGTTGCCGCCTGGGCCGGGTCTTTTTTCCCGACCCTGTTGTTTGTGACCTTTTACCTGATTCATAATGTGGGTGTCGAGGCGGCCCGGTTTTTTTACAGTCGGCGGCATGGACACCCCCCGGAGCTTTTACGCAACCGAAGCGAATTTTCCCGCTTGCAGTTACCACAAATAATGGTATGGCCCCTGATAGTCGCTCTGGGGGCGCTGCTTTTTTTACCGTTGTCGGGTTTCTGGCAGGTTGTTGTTTTGAATGGGGCGGGTCTGATCGCTTTTGCTTATTTGATTCAGGGGTTGGCCATTGTGCAGTTTGCTATGGTCGCATTCGATTTGGGTCTGCTTCAGAGGTCGTTTATCTTTTTCTTTTTTTTAGCTTTTCAGTTTCTGCTTGTGTTGCTGATTCTGCTCGGTATATTTGATATCTGGTTTGATTTCAGGAAACGGATCACGCGTTACCGTCAGTCACTTTAG